A region from the Dermacentor andersoni chromosome 11, qqDerAnde1_hic_scaffold, whole genome shotgun sequence genome encodes:
- the LOC140214182 gene encoding uncharacterized protein encodes MSAGRPPEFADAEGTWPTYRVRLEAYFEAHSIVDPTKKRALLIASLTDSAVRVVQGRCQPKKVNELSYEEVVGYLEDHYAPEVNEIAASYAFFMRSQQDGEAAQDFIADIRRLDEKCNFGTSLERMLRDRIVCAVLDEDVRRHLLTRRKLTLKEAEDFAVSAQRAVENARSMNSAHSEVHFARQKSHSSKRRPKPEQRDVCGRCGESHAEDECKHLRAVCHRCGK; translated from the coding sequence ATGAGTGCTGGACGGCCACCGGAATTTGCCGATGCAGAGGGTACGTGGCCTACGTATCGCGTTCGCCTAGAGGCGTACTTTGAGGCTCATAGCATCGTGGACCCAACGAAGAAGCGAGCGCTGCTCATCGCTTCGCTCACGGACAGTGCAGTGCGTGTGGTGCAGGGCCGGTGTCAACCAAAAAAGGTGAATGAACTGAGCTATGAGGAAGTCGTCGGGTACCTGGAAGATCACTATGCTCCGGAGGTCAACGAGATCGCTGCAAGTTATGCTTTCTTCATGCGTTCGCAACAAGACGGGGAAGCTGCTCAGGACTTCATTGCGGACATTCGACGCCTAGATGAGAAGTGTAACTTCGGCacgtcattggagcgcatgttgaGGGATCGAATCGTTTGCGCAGTGCTGGATGAAGACGTTCGGCGCCATTTACTGACGCGACGGAAGCTCACCTTAAAAGAGGCTGAAGACTTTGCTGTCTCGGCACAGAGGGCTGTTGAAAATGCCAGGAGCATGAACTCGGCGCACTCAGAAGTACATTTTGCCCGACAAAAGAGCCATTCCTCGAAGCGACGTCCCAAGCCGGAACAACGCGACGTGTGTGGAAGGTGTGGAGAATCGCATGCTGAGGACGAGTGCAAACACCTTCGCGCGGTGTGCCACCGGTGTGGAAAATGA